The following proteins come from a genomic window of Anopheles ziemanni chromosome 3, idAnoZiCoDA_A2_x.2, whole genome shotgun sequence:
- the LOC131285822 gene encoding angiopoietin-1-like, with amino-acid sequence MEDSMNGRYETLQDKLDELEQNQTLAKEDVFQELSSTQEKYESLQSTLMELENNITARDDSLQEIERSMKELERNVKERDETQNGKLIEIGKQVQAKNNTLQEMMQNMTILEDHSKVQHEELEANLNKLQNETKNSLELQTELIKNHSIPRSCKDVSSNKSGSYVIYLGNRQFKTVYCEQVAFDGGWVVFQYRFNGNVDFYRTWDEYRDGFGTIDEGPSAKLEIESHGEKLNEMERSLYEKYESLQSTWMELENNITARDDSLQAIERFMKELERNVKERDETQKGILNKIEKQVQANENTLQEMMRNMTRLEDRSKVKHEELEANLNKLQSETKNSLELQTEVIKNKSIIWSCKDVSSNESGTYTIYLGNGHFKKVYCEQAAYGGGWIVFQYRFNGQVDFHRTWAEYRDGFGTIDSEFWLGLKYLHLLTSTRKQELMVEVKDYDGNYIYAKYDHFEIGSEAEKFVLKVGNYSGTAEDSMTYSQGTKFSTKDSDNDNHSTLQCAEYKKGAWWHNQCSYANLNGPYGNLEGDKAMYWYHFKNDYRGMAYTRMMLREID; translated from the exons ATGGAAGATTCTATGAACGGGAGATACGAAACGCTACAGGATAAGCTTGATGAATTAGAGCAGAATCAGACTCTTGCTAAGGAAGACGTTTTCCAGGAGTTGAGTTCGACTCAGGAAAAGTATGAAAGTCTACAGAGCACGTTGATGGAATTGGAGAACAATATTACGGCAAGGGACGACTCCTTGCAGGAGATCGAACGTTCTATGAAg GAACTTGAACGCAATGTGAAAGAGAGAGATGAAACTCAGAATGGTAAACTGATTGAAATCGGAAAACAAGTCCAGGCAAAGAACAACACCCTGCAGGAGATGATGCAGAATATGACCATATTAGAAGACCATTCAAAGGTTCAACATGAAGAGCTAGAAGCTAACCTCAACAAgctgcaaaatgaaacaaagaaCAGCTTGGAACTTCAAACCGAATTGATCAAGAACCACAGCATTCCTAGGTCATGCAAGGACGTGTCATCAAACAAATCTGGTTCTTACGTTATCTATCTTGGGAATCGTCAGTTTAAAACGGTATATTGTGAGCAGGTCGCATTCGATGGCGGCTGGGTCGTATTCCAGTATCGCTTCAACGGGAATGTTGATTTCTACAGAACCTGGGATGAGTATCGCGATGGCTTTGGAACAATTGACG AAGGTCCAAGTGCGAAGCTGGAAATCGAAAGTCATGGAGAGAAATTGAACGAAATGGAACGATCATTGTACGAAAAATATGAAAGTCTACAGAGCACGTGGATGGAATTGGAGAACAATATAACGGCAAGGGACGACTCCTTGCAGGCTATCGAGCGTTTTATGAAG gAACTTGAACGCAATGTGAAAGAGCGAGATGAAACTCAGAAAGGTATACtgaataaaatcgaaaaacaagTCCAGGCAAATGAGAACACCTTGCAGGAGATGATGCGGAACATGACCAGGTTAGAAGACCGTTCGAAAGTTAAACATGAAGAGCTAGAAGCTAATCTCAACAAGCTCCAAAGTGAAACAAAGAACAGCTTGGAACTCCAAACCGAAGTTATCAAGAACAAGAGCATTATTTGGTCATGCAAGGACGTGTCATCAAATGAATCTGGTACCTACACCATCTATCTTGGGAATGGTCATTTCAAAAAGGTTTATTGTGAACAGGCCGCATACGGCGGTGGCTGGATCGTATTCCAGTATCGCTTCAACGGGCAGGTTGACTTCCACAGAACCTGGGCTGAGTATCGCGATGGCTTTGGAACAATTGACAGTGAGTTTTGGTTAGGTTTGAAGTATCTTCACCTTTTGACCTCAACCCGAAAGCAGGAGCTCATGGTGGAAGTGAAAGACTATGACGGAAACTACATCTACGCAAAGTATGACCACTTTGAGATTGGCAGTGAAGCGGAAAAGTTCGTCCTAAAGGTTGGAAATTATAGTGGAACGGCTGAAGATTCAATGACTTACAGCCAGGGAACGAAATTCTCTACTAAGGATAGCGATAATGATAACCATAGTACACTTCAATGCGCCGAATATAAAAAAGGAGCTTGGTGGCACAATCAATGCAGCTATGCCAACCTCAACGGACCGTATGGAAACTTAGAAGGCGATAAAGCGATGTATTGGTACCATTTTAAAAACGACTACCGCGGCATGGCTTATACCAGAATGATGCTTCGTGAAATCGATTAA